AGACGCAGTGCGCTGCAGTTAATACATGCCATTCATCTATAATGGTGGAGCCACAACGCTGGCCGTAAGAGTAAACGCCGCTGTCAAAATCGGCAAAGGTGTATATAGCGGCATAGGAGGGAAATCCTCCGACCCCGCTGACGCTGGCATTACTACCATTTACAATAAAAGGCGCTTTATCGGCCGCATTAGCGGAGAGGGCAACGCACCCCAATAACGCGGTTATAACCGGGATCAATTTCATTAATAATACCTAAATAATAAAATATCGATAATTACTATATTATTTACAGTTCAGATCACTCATCAAACTAAAATAATTATTCTTTATATCATTAATTATACTCCGGCACTAGAAAACAAATGTAAGCAAACGGCGCGTAAACCCATTACCAGTATCCGAAGCAATTAAGAACTAAGGCCTGAATCTTCGTACCAGCGCCGCTACAATTAACACCATAAACCATTGCGTTGATAGAGCACTTCCGCTACCGGCTACCGGAGAGACGCTGTCTCCGGGTAGGGAGCGGTTTTGACGAAAATAATTACGGTCTGATTCTGAAGGCGAATACTCAGCCGTTTTGCCGCCGCTCTTGGCTGAAGTTATCCACGCCGCGTAATCGACCACTTCAGTAAATACAGACGTTGCACCGGGGAAAGTAGTGCTACCGCAGCCATAGTTAGTCGCCGGGCCATAACTGGTAATGCCCACCTGATAAGTCGTACCACTGGTCCAGTAAAGAGGCCCGCCTGAGTCCCCCTGACAAGTAGCTTTTTCCAACCCGCCGACATTGGCACCCTCCATACAGAGCTGCGTTGCCGGTGCGCCTCCCACGTCATAACCACAACTGGCATTGGCAACAATACTTAGCTCGGTTTTCTGCAGTACCGTTGTATTGTCGATACCGGTCTGGGTATTACCATGACCCACCGCAGTATAGACCTCACCTGAGCCACCACGATACTGGCTTTCATTGGCGACAAACTGAGCGTAGGCAGAAGAAGGGACAGAGAGCGGCGTTTCTAATTTCAGAACTGCAATATCATTTAATATAGCTCCGGAGTTATAGTTCTCGTGGACGAAAATATCTGACACCCAGTATTTGGTGGTGCTATTAAATTCTGACACACTGTTAAAGTCAGCTTCATTATCCAGTTGCGGAAGAACAATAGTAAACAGCCGGTTCACTTCGCTGATATCAGCCGCCGCGACACAGTGAGCCGCCGTTAATATATAAGTGGCATCCAGAATTGTTGCACCACAGCGATTTCCGACCTGAAAAGAGCCGTCACTGTAATTAATAAAAGTGTAAATGCTGGCAAAAGAGGGGTAAGTCGCAGAAGAGGTGTCTGAGCCATTTACAATAAAAGGGCTCATCTCTGCACCAGTTGTAGTGTGAGATACAGAGACGAGTAGAAGCAGTGTCGCAAATATCTTTTTCATACCTTACCGACCTATAAGCTTAACTTGTCAAAGCAGGAGTTATCATCGATAACTCCTGCAAAAGACTAATTACTTATTCATCAGTAAAGTGTATGTCAGATTTTCAGGTTTTGCCTTTTATCCGCGATAATAACGCTGAGGAACAAACGGCATTTTCTCAATGGTCATTGCCAGTTTTTTGCCACGCACCTCAGCGAACACTTCAGTACCAATGACTGCCAAATCTTTCGGTACATAACCCATAGCAACAGGTTTACCCGCAGAAGGTCCCGCTGTACCACTGGTTACCACACCAATCTTATTATCTTCAGCATCAAACAACTCGCTACCTTCACGAACCGGTGCTTTCGACTGACCAACCAGACCAACACGTTTACGGCTCACCTCTTTAGTGG
This is a stretch of genomic DNA from Vibrio sp. SCSIO 43137. It encodes these proteins:
- a CDS encoding S1 family peptidase codes for the protein MKKIFATLLLLVSVSHTTTGAEMSPFIVNGSDTSSATYPSFASIYTFINYSDGSFQVGNRCGATILDATYILTAAHCVAAADISEVNRLFTIVLPQLDNEADFNSVSEFNSTTKYWVSDIFVHENYNSGAILNDIAVLKLETPLSVPSSAYAQFVANESQYRGGSGEVYTAVGHGNTQTGIDNTTVLQKTELSIVANASCGYDVGGAPATQLCMEGANVGGLEKATCQGDSGGPLYWTSGTTYQVGITSYGPATNYGCGSTTFPGATSVFTEVVDYAAWITSAKSGGKTAEYSPSESDRNYFRQNRSLPGDSVSPVAGSGSALSTQWFMVLIVAALVRRFRP